Proteins encoded by one window of Bacteroidota bacterium:
- a CDS encoding T9SS type A sorting domain-containing protein, with protein sequence MKKILLLLLAAAPFVVQSQCTTTNATDCDCLDGGNNCDLLPDITSSDDLLMEAGSLIENPGEILLSVGTPNIGHGPLRVVATDYYVCGGDTILDATGLETCPDGSAPHQIIDQRIYHKNGSTMTYWDKNAGSMTYHPDHGHFHTDNWGVYTLRKPVDGVDDPTEWPILGYGTKMGFCLMDLANCASPGNYGHCREDDGTVITNDIENYGLGGGNYNCAITNQGISVGYLDIYDYYLDGMTIEVPAGVCNGDYYIVVEIDPNGNYLEESDNNNVSAVPFTLTDQPEDVTSLPVNYSGGSMITPGTLTICASESIELSTSPIGISYTWSNGATTNTITVTESGEYYCFVERECGDLYTDTITIEFIETTPPTIAAVEAVCAGSPAMITATADGVVNWYDAAIGGTLLGTGTTLTTADLFENTTFYAENIDETITYIDAYVGQVDHEGSNYSTGSPYNGYEIFDAYEDITLSSVKVYTDYPGERQIELRNAADVVVESLLIDIPSGTTIIDLNFDVPAGTGYRLGTNDAVNDDTFGEISPFLKRSTAGTDYPYNIDGLVSITNSSFDESRFYYFYDWHVTGTGIFACPSERASVAVEVKVCSAIGDISSLNSFNVYPNPANTEFNISLNTTPVEELIITVTNVTGQQIFNKTISNATGEINVPVNISGNASGVYLVKVVSEGNAVSKNIIVE encoded by the coding sequence ATGAAAAAGATCTTACTTTTATTATTGGCAGCAGCGCCTTTCGTTGTACAAAGCCAATGTACCACCACTAATGCCACAGATTGCGATTGTTTGGACGGTGGTAACAATTGCGACCTGTTACCGGACATTACATCCTCCGACGACCTTTTAATGGAAGCGGGCTCCCTGATCGAAAATCCGGGTGAAATTCTGCTTTCCGTTGGAACTCCAAATATTGGTCACGGACCATTGCGAGTGGTTGCCACGGATTATTATGTATGTGGTGGTGATACTATTTTAGATGCCACAGGCTTGGAAACATGCCCTGATGGATCTGCTCCTCACCAAATAATTGACCAAAGAATTTATCATAAAAACGGTTCTACCATGACATATTGGGATAAAAATGCCGGTTCTATGACCTACCATCCCGACCACGGTCACTTTCACACTGATAATTGGGGAGTATATACTTTGCGAAAACCAGTTGATGGAGTTGATGATCCTACCGAATGGCCAATACTTGGTTACGGAACAAAAATGGGATTCTGTTTAATGGATCTTGCAAATTGTGCTTCGCCGGGAAACTACGGTCATTGCCGTGAGGATGATGGAACAGTTATCACAAACGATATTGAAAATTATGGATTAGGTGGTGGCAATTATAATTGTGCTATTACTAATCAGGGTATTTCTGTTGGTTACTTGGATATTTATGATTATTACCTCGATGGAATGACCATTGAAGTTCCTGCAGGAGTTTGTAATGGCGATTATTATATCGTTGTGGAAATTGATCCGAACGGAAATTATTTGGAAGAAAGTGATAATAACAATGTGAGTGCAGTGCCTTTTACATTAACTGATCAACCGGAAGATGTTACTTCATTACCTGTAAACTATTCAGGTGGATCTATGATCACTCCCGGAACATTAACTATTTGTGCAAGTGAATCCATTGAATTAAGTACTTCTCCTATCGGAATTTCTTATACCTGGTCGAATGGTGCAACAACTAATACAATAACTGTTACCGAATCTGGTGAATATTATTGTTTTGTTGAACGTGAATGTGGCGATTTATATACCGATACTATTACCATAGAATTTATTGAAACCACACCTCCAACAATTGCTGCAGTGGAAGCAGTATGTGCAGGATCACCTGCAATGATAACTGCAACTGCCGATGGAGTTGTAAATTGGTATGATGCTGCAATTGGCGGAACCTTATTGGGAACGGGAACAACTTTAACAACTGCAGATCTTTTTGAAAATACAACCTTTTACGCAGAAAATATAGATGAAACAATTACTTATATAGATGCATATGTTGGTCAGGTGGATCATGAAGGATCAAATTACAGTACTGGTTCTCCATATAATGGATATGAGATATTTGATGCTTATGAAGATATTACTTTGTCTTCTGTAAAGGTTTATACTGATTATCCCGGTGAGCGTCAAATTGAATTAAGAAATGCTGCAGATGTAGTTGTTGAATCTTTATTAATTGATATACCTTCCGGAACAACAATTATCGATTTGAATTTTGATGTTCCTGCAGGAACAGGATATCGTTTAGGAACAAATGATGCTGTTAATGATGATACATTCGGAGAAATTTCTCCATTTTTAAAACGCAGTACTGCCGGAACTGATTATCCTTATAATATCGACGGATTGGTAAGTATTACAAACAGCAGTTTTGATGAAAGTCGTTTTTATTATTTCTACGATTGGCATGTAACAGGAACAGGAATATTTGCATGTCCGAGTGAAAGAGCATCTGTTGCTGTGGAAGTAAAAGTATGTTCTGCAATAGGAGATATTTCTTCCTTAAATTCATTTAATGTATATCCAAATCCTGCAAATACAGAATTTAATATTTCATTAAATACAACCCCGGTAGAAGAATTAATTATAACCGTTACAAATGTTACAGGTCAGCAGATATTTAATAAAACAATTTCCAATGCAACCGGTGAAATAAATGTGCCTGTTAATATATCCGGAAATGCTTCGGGTGTTTATTTGGTAAAAGTTGTTTCAGAAGGAAATGCAGTGAGTAAAAATATTATAGTAGAATAA
- a CDS encoding PorT family protein translates to MKNRILFLILSIATINAFGQTGFHAGLNAGFNSVWIVNQNIYGYKELDYTRTFGVVPGVALGYNFTDNMGVQLELNYAPVGQDYFDVSSSFSLADDGQGKRLKVETFRYVDLNYLSIPILFRYQSTRAKKSIISYHLMVGPTIGLLLSADQTFEADVFDDGNIITLDNSIILDTVVADFAKTSEIEPAEDYFSKLDFGFSADAGVDIYINDNLFVTPAIKVYYGLTDINSEPTRNVQGYASSHNFFGGIYVGIHYMFPAKGDSK, encoded by the coding sequence ATGAAAAATCGAATACTCTTTCTTATCCTATCCATTGCAACAATTAATGCCTTTGGTCAAACCGGCTTTCATGCAGGATTAAATGCCGGATTCAACAGCGTTTGGATCGTAAACCAGAATATTTATGGTTACAAGGAGCTTGACTATACCAGAACCTTCGGGGTAGTTCCAGGTGTTGCTTTAGGATATAATTTTACGGATAATATGGGTGTGCAGCTCGAATTGAATTACGCGCCGGTGGGTCAGGATTATTTTGATGTGTCGAGCTCTTTTAGTCTGGCGGATGATGGTCAGGGCAAACGATTAAAAGTGGAAACCTTCCGTTATGTGGATCTTAATTATTTATCTATTCCAATTTTATTCCGTTATCAGTCTACCCGAGCAAAAAAATCAATTATTTCCTATCACCTAATGGTTGGACCAACAATTGGTTTATTATTATCAGCAGATCAAACATTTGAAGCGGATGTTTTTGATGATGGAAATATTATAACTCTGGATAATAGTATAATTCTTGATACCGTAGTTGCAGACTTTGCTAAAACAAGTGAAATTGAACCTGCGGAAGATTATTTTTCAAAATTGGACTTCGGATTTTCTGCAGATGCAGGAGTTGATATTTATATTAATGATAATCTATTTGTTACACCTGCAATAAAGGTATATTATGGATTAACAGATATTAATTCAGAACCAACCAGAAATGTGCAAGGTTATGCATCATCACATAATTTTTTTGGGGGAATTTATGTTGGGATACATTATATGTTTCCGGCAAAGGGGGATTCAAAATAG
- a CDS encoding isopenicillin N synthase family oxygenase produces the protein MNSIPTVNLADFTSGDNTRKLKFVAELGKAYQDVGFVAVQNHGIDQKLVDDFYKSVEDFFALPENIKRKYEVPGLAGQRGYTSFGKEHAKHSQAADLKEFWQIGQTVIDGEVVSDNYPENVKVSELPEFNDLGYRLYRSFENSGRFLLQSLALFLGLDEYYFDDKIHNGNSILRAIYYPPITQEPASAIRAEQHEDINLITLLVGASADGLEVMDTNGNWVAVKTAPTEIVVNVGDMLQRLTNNELKSTTHRVVNPPRERWHTPRFSIPFFLHPKSEMDLTCLPSCITTQNPINYESITAGEYLNERLREIGLKK, from the coding sequence ATGAACTCCATACCTACCGTAAACCTTGCTGATTTCACCTCGGGAGATAATACGAGGAAACTGAAATTTGTTGCTGAACTTGGAAAAGCTTACCAGGATGTCGGCTTTGTGGCTGTTCAAAATCATGGGATCGATCAAAAATTAGTTGACGATTTTTATAAATCGGTGGAAGATTTTTTTGCTCTCCCGGAAAATATCAAAAGAAAATATGAAGTTCCTGGATTAGCGGGACAACGCGGATATACCTCCTTCGGAAAAGAACACGCGAAACACAGTCAGGCGGCTGATTTAAAAGAGTTCTGGCAAATTGGCCAAACGGTGATTGACGGTGAAGTGGTTTCTGATAATTATCCCGAAAATGTAAAGGTTAGCGAGTTACCTGAATTTAATGATCTTGGATACAGACTATATAGAAGTTTTGAAAATTCCGGTCGTTTTTTATTGCAATCTCTTGCCTTGTTCTTAGGTTTGGATGAATATTATTTTGATGATAAAATTCACAATGGTAATTCTATTTTAAGAGCAATTTACTATCCGCCAATAACACAGGAACCTGCATCTGCAATTCGCGCAGAACAACATGAGGATATAAATCTGATCACTTTATTAGTTGGCGCAAGTGCAGATGGGTTAGAGGTGATGGATACCAACGGAAACTGGGTTGCAGTAAAAACCGCCCCAACCGAAATTGTAGTTAATGTTGGCGATATGTTACAACGCCTCACCAACAACGAATTAAAATCAACCACACATAGAGTTGTGAATCCTCCACGCGAAAGATGGCACACTCCACGATTCTCCATACCGTTCTTTTTACACCCTAAATCGGAAATGGACCTCACATGTCTTCCCTCTTGTATTACCACACAAAACCCGATCAATTACGAGTCAATCACCGCAGGAGAATATTTGAACGAAAGACTCCGGGAGATCGGTTTAAAAAAATAA
- a CDS encoding asparagine--tRNA ligase, translated as MRIEKFQYIRELHQFEGKEVTLKGWVSNKRESKGLVFIILRDGSGFSQCVVDANKVNAEVFEDAKKLTMESSVTLVGSVVKDERQLGGYELQVTGLEIIQIADEYPIAKKEHGIEFLIDNRHLWLRSKKQWAMMRLRNRVIFAIHNFFQQNDFLQMDAPIFTGNACEGTSTLFETDFYGRPAYLSQSGQLYGESLAFAHGKIYTFGPTFRAEKSKTRRHLSEFWMIEPEMAFYDLDMDMDLIEQFLKSVVADVLENCKEELEILERNITFLSNAVSLQFPRIHYDDAVKIIRGEKDVDGKNSIKTLENDLIELKEKITTLENEITERENKISGGALKQGEINFNKNKIDTLKNEIKDLQEKADNIPQWLLSAKNFEHGNDFGGSDETVLTRLFSCPVMVYNWPAAIKAFYMKRDPKDPRYVKGVDVLAPEGYGEIVGGAEREDDHDMLLERIKHEQLPVEAFQWYLDLRKYGSVPHAGFGLGLERMVMWISGSQHIRESIPFPRFYGRLEP; from the coding sequence ATGCGAATAGAAAAATTTCAATACATTCGGGAATTACATCAGTTTGAGGGAAAAGAGGTAACACTTAAGGGATGGGTGAGCAATAAACGCGAAAGCAAGGGGCTTGTTTTTATTATTTTGCGCGATGGAAGTGGATTTTCACAATGTGTGGTGGATGCTAATAAGGTAAATGCCGAGGTTTTTGAAGATGCAAAAAAACTTACCATGGAAAGTTCCGTCACCCTGGTAGGTTCCGTTGTTAAAGATGAACGTCAATTGGGGGGATATGAATTACAGGTTACCGGTTTAGAAATTATTCAGATCGCCGATGAATATCCTATCGCTAAAAAAGAACACGGAATTGAATTCTTGATAGATAATCGCCATTTGTGGCTGCGAAGCAAAAAACAATGGGCCATGATGCGTTTGCGCAACAGGGTAATTTTTGCCATTCATAATTTCTTTCAACAAAACGATTTTTTGCAAATGGATGCTCCTATTTTTACAGGAAATGCCTGTGAAGGAACCTCCACCCTATTTGAAACCGATTTTTACGGAAGACCAGCCTATTTAAGTCAGAGCGGCCAGTTGTACGGCGAATCTCTTGCATTTGCGCATGGTAAAATTTACACCTTCGGACCAACATTCCGCGCCGAAAAAAGTAAAACTAGACGCCATCTTTCCGAATTTTGGATGATAGAGCCCGAAATGGCATTTTATGATCTCGATATGGACATGGATCTTATCGAACAGTTTTTAAAATCGGTGGTTGCCGATGTTTTGGAAAACTGCAAAGAAGAACTTGAAATTTTGGAGCGGAACATCACATTTTTATCCAATGCAGTATCCTTACAATTCCCAAGAATTCATTATGATGATGCTGTAAAAATTATACGCGGAGAAAAGGATGTGGATGGAAAAAACAGTATTAAAACATTGGAAAATGATCTGATCGAACTAAAAGAAAAGATCACAACTTTAGAAAATGAAATTACAGAACGCGAAAATAAGATCAGCGGTGGTGCATTAAAACAAGGAGAGATCAACTTCAATAAAAATAAGATCGACACCTTAAAAAATGAGATAAAAGATCTGCAGGAAAAGGCGGATAATATTCCTCAATGGCTGCTTTCTGCAAAAAATTTCGAACATGGAAATGATTTTGGGGGATCTGATGAAACGGTATTAACAAGATTATTTTCTTGCCCGGTAATGGTCTATAACTGGCCGGCAGCTATCAAGGCATTTTACATGAAACGCGATCCTAAAGATCCGAGATATGTAAAAGGTGTGGATGTACTTGCTCCGGAAGGATATGGTGAAATAGTTGGTGGTGCAGAGCGTGAAGATGATCACGATATGTTGCTCGAACGCATCAAACACGAACAATTACCGGTTGAAGCATTCCAATGGTATCTCGATCTGCGCAAATATGGTTCAGTTCCCCATGCCGGTTTCGGCCTCGGCCTCGAACGTATGGTAATGTGGATCAGCGGAAGTCAGCATATCAGGGAATCTATTCCTTTTCCAAGATTTTACGGAAGATTGGAACCCTAG
- the rpoN gene encoding RNA polymerase factor sigma-54 produces the protein MLHQRLSQKLLQKLSPQQIQLMKLLQVPTDQLEQRIKEELESNPALEEGDNEEEELTSTEEMFREEEGGNEEAGDEKDDATNDELDLDDYINDDETADYKTRDDNYGDDDEDNKTVPYAINDTFHENLSKQLGMCDMDERREKIAQQILGSIDDDGYLRREISAIVDDLAFSQNVVTEEEEIIELLDMIQGFDPPGVGARDLRECLLLQLERKLHTKSVKTAINIVENYFEEFTKKHYEKLAKHLKVEEDELKPAVNEIIKLNPKPGGSAKEDGGAAFQYIIPDFTIINNNGELELKLNSRNAPELHVSRDFKEMVVDYKKSALKDKKQKEAILFIKQKIDAAKWFIDAIKQRQHTLWSTMYEIMVHQYDFFLTGDETQMNPMILKDIAEKTNLDISTVSRVANSKYVQTEFGTYSLKFFFSESLSTDSGEEVSTREVKKILSGLIEAENKKIPLSDQELMEDLRKRGYNIARRTVAKYREQLDIPVARLRKEL, from the coding sequence ATGTTACACCAAAGACTTAGTCAGAAATTATTACAAAAATTATCGCCGCAGCAAATTCAGTTAATGAAATTGTTGCAAGTGCCTACCGACCAATTGGAGCAGCGCATAAAGGAAGAGTTGGAATCAAATCCGGCACTGGAGGAAGGAGATAATGAAGAGGAAGAACTTACAAGCACAGAAGAAATGTTCCGCGAGGAAGAAGGGGGCAATGAGGAGGCAGGTGACGAAAAGGATGATGCTACAAATGATGAACTCGATCTGGATGATTATATCAACGACGATGAAACGGCGGATTATAAAACCAGGGATGACAATTATGGTGATGATGACGAGGATAATAAAACCGTGCCTTATGCAATTAACGACACCTTTCACGAAAACCTAAGCAAACAATTAGGTATGTGCGATATGGATGAACGCCGTGAAAAAATTGCACAACAGATCTTGGGAAGTATTGATGATGACGGATATTTAAGAAGAGAAATTTCTGCAATTGTTGATGACCTCGCTTTTTCACAAAATGTTGTTACCGAGGAGGAGGAGATCATTGAATTATTGGATATGATACAAGGATTTGATCCTCCCGGAGTTGGTGCACGTGATCTAAGGGAATGTTTATTATTACAACTCGAAAGAAAATTACATACCAAAAGTGTAAAAACGGCGATCAATATCGTAGAGAATTATTTCGAAGAATTTACGAAAAAACATTACGAAAAATTAGCAAAACATTTAAAGGTTGAGGAGGATGAATTAAAACCTGCCGTTAACGAGATCATTAAATTAAATCCAAAACCGGGTGGGTCGGCTAAAGAGGATGGCGGCGCTGCATTTCAATATATTATTCCTGATTTTACCATTATTAATAACAATGGCGAACTCGAATTAAAATTAAATTCACGTAATGCTCCCGAATTACATGTGAGTCGCGATTTTAAAGAAATGGTTGTCGACTATAAAAAAAGTGCATTAAAAGATAAAAAACAAAAGGAAGCCATTTTATTCATCAAACAAAAAATTGATGCTGCTAAATGGTTTATTGATGCAATAAAACAACGACAACATACATTATGGAGTACGATGTATGAAATTATGGTACATCAATACGATTTCTTTTTAACGGGTGATGAAACACAAATGAACCCGATGATATTAAAAGATATCGCCGAAAAAACAAACCTCGATATTTCAACGGTAAGCCGTGTTGCCAATAGTAAATATGTACAAACGGAATTCGGAACTTACTCCTTAAAATTCTTTTTCAGTGAATCATTATCTACGGATTCGGGCGAAGAAGTTTCTACGCGTGAAGTGAAGAAAATACTTTCCGGTTTAATAGAAGCAGAAAATAAAAAAATTCCTTTAAGCGATCAGGAATTAATGGAAGATTTGCGCAAACGCGGATATAATATTGCAAGAAGAACTGTGGCAAAATACCGTGAACAACTGGATATTCCTGTGGCGAGGTTAAGAAAGGAATTATGA
- a CDS encoding tetratricopeptide repeat protein yields MIKQFISIFFFFVLAFPLFGQTDSTDSNIDTTTFVYGNVMYEKGEYAKSIQIYENLLSQNGPSATLYYNLGNCYYKTNKLGPSVINYERALMYDGHNEDIKYNLELVNLRIRDKMDPINESLVTLWSREFIKIFSVHSWALGCILFLWLSLTGFAVYRYAKKRSFQRNGFWGFVISFIIFIITLVSAITRNNYDKNFQFAVVMAPSSIVKSEPNESSTNLFLIHEGLKVQLLESDNNWTEVKMPDGNVGWLKNEDFVRVRGE; encoded by the coding sequence ATGATAAAACAATTTATTTCAATATTTTTCTTTTTTGTTCTTGCTTTTCCTTTATTTGGACAGACAGATAGTACTGATTCCAATATTGATACCACCACTTTTGTGTATGGTAATGTTATGTATGAAAAAGGGGAATATGCAAAATCCATACAGATATACGAAAATTTATTATCCCAAAACGGACCAAGTGCAACATTGTATTACAATCTTGGAAATTGTTATTATAAAACAAATAAACTCGGACCTTCTGTTATAAATTACGAACGTGCATTAATGTATGATGGCCACAATGAAGATATAAAATATAATCTCGAACTTGTAAATTTAAGGATTAGAGATAAAATGGATCCTATAAATGAATCTCTTGTTACACTTTGGTCACGCGAGTTTATTAAAATTTTTTCTGTTCACAGTTGGGCTTTAGGTTGTATTCTATTTTTATGGTTATCCCTCACCGGATTTGCAGTATATCGATACGCCAAAAAAAGATCATTTCAACGAAACGGTTTTTGGGGATTTGTAATCTCCTTTATCATTTTTATTATAACATTAGTTTCAGCAATAACACGAAATAATTACGACAAAAATTTTCAGTTCGCCGTTGTAATGGCTCCAAGCTCCATAGTTAAAAGCGAACCCAATGAAAGCAGCACCAATCTGTTTTTAATTCACGAAGGATTAAAAGTACAATTATTAGAATCCGATAACAACTGGACAGAAGTAAAAATGCCCGATGGTAATGTCGGCTGGTTGAAAAATGAGGATTTTGTGAGGGTGAGGGGGGAGTAG
- a CDS encoding protein BatD: MKKILTTAILILCIVQLFAQQASLNASVSKSKVALSERFQLTITLNNGGSIKDFRPPAMADFMVMGGPNQSSSTMIVNGKVTSSTSYSYVLQPKNIGKFIIGASYVKVDDKTLSSQPISVEVVDKPTGTQNTTTDQTTKQNETQADINKYIQENVLIKTEVSDQEIFKGEDITVTMKFCVKKNSSIYGYRIMQAVKVPKYDGFYATEIELSEQAAQTETINGEVYEVSTFKKTILTAQKAGKLEIDPITLDGLFGVQVKKQKTKSGDPMQDYLDDFFSNPFSSGNKEVRTSVSSSTVKVNVLELPPNAPADFNGAVGKFSMKTELNATSTKTDEPLTYRVIITGNGNLELFNAPVLNLPPGWETYDPKTSTTGNTKTYEYLLIPRSPGEFTIPAYSWSFLEPAKKKYETITSEEYKVNVEAGPGYNPSAGNYATNKEDVEMLANDIRYIKKTGPHYENEQNHFYGTGVFYTLLGLPFIAGFGLFMLTAKRKKILKDHVALKYSKANSIAKKRLVKAKEFVTTNNAKAFYDEIIKTMWGYLGDKLNIKHGELSKENIYEVLLRQQVSESTANNTLQLLNTCEVSLFAPQLSSATLDHVYKDAIDLITKLETEIK; the protein is encoded by the coding sequence ATGAAAAAGATACTTACAACAGCTATTTTGATCTTGTGTATTGTGCAATTATTTGCGCAACAGGCATCCTTAAATGCAAGCGTGAGTAAATCGAAAGTTGCTTTAAGTGAAAGATTTCAACTGACTATCACATTAAATAATGGAGGTTCTATAAAAGATTTCCGACCACCCGCCATGGCAGATTTTATGGTTATGGGAGGTCCCAATCAATCGTCGAGCACCATGATAGTAAATGGAAAGGTTACATCCTCTACTTCTTATTCCTATGTGCTCCAGCCGAAAAATATTGGCAAATTTATAATCGGCGCGTCTTATGTAAAGGTGGACGATAAAACACTTTCTTCCCAACCCATTTCGGTAGAAGTTGTAGATAAACCCACCGGCACACAAAATACCACGACCGATCAAACAACAAAACAAAATGAAACTCAGGCTGATATTAATAAATATATCCAGGAAAATGTTTTGATAAAAACGGAAGTAAGTGATCAGGAAATATTTAAAGGGGAAGACATTACAGTTACGATGAAATTCTGTGTCAAAAAAAATTCTTCTATTTATGGATATAGAATTATGCAAGCGGTGAAGGTTCCAAAATACGATGGGTTTTATGCAACGGAAATTGAATTAAGTGAACAAGCCGCACAAACAGAAACTATAAATGGTGAAGTGTATGAAGTAAGTACATTCAAAAAAACCATCCTTACTGCACAAAAAGCAGGAAAGTTAGAAATAGATCCAATCACGCTTGATGGTTTATTTGGAGTTCAGGTAAAAAAACAAAAAACAAAATCTGGTGATCCCATGCAGGATTATTTAGATGATTTTTTTTCCAATCCTTTCAGTTCCGGAAATAAAGAAGTCAGAACTTCTGTATCCTCTTCCACTGTAAAAGTTAATGTGTTGGAACTTCCCCCAAATGCTCCTGCTGATTTTAATGGTGCTGTTGGGAAATTCAGCATGAAAACAGAGTTAAATGCAACATCCACAAAAACCGATGAGCCCCTTACCTACAGGGTAATAATAACCGGCAATGGAAATCTGGAATTATTTAATGCACCGGTATTAAATCTCCCTCCGGGTTGGGAAACATATGATCCAAAAACTTCCACCACCGGCAACACCAAAACTTACGAATATTTATTAATTCCAAGATCACCCGGAGAGTTTACCATACCTGCATATTCATGGTCATTTTTGGAGCCTGCAAAGAAAAAATATGAAACAATAACATCGGAAGAATATAAAGTAAACGTGGAAGCCGGTCCCGGATATAATCCCTCCGCCGGTAATTACGCAACAAACAAAGAAGATGTGGAGATGCTCGCCAATGATATCAGATATATTAAAAAAACGGGTCCGCATTATGAAAATGAACAAAATCATTTCTATGGAACCGGAGTATTTTATACCTTGCTTGGATTGCCGTTCATTGCAGGTTTTGGTTTATTTATGTTAACTGCAAAACGCAAAAAAATATTAAAGGATCATGTAGCACTTAAATATTCGAAAGCAAATTCCATTGCAAAAAAACGTTTGGTAAAAGCTAAAGAGTTTGTAACAACAAATAATGCAAAAGCATTTTACGACGAAATAATTAAAACGATGTGGGGTTATCTTGGAGATAAACTCAATATTAAACACGGTGAATTATCAAAGGAGAATATTTATGAAGTGCTTTTACGCCAACAGGTTTCAGAAAGTACTGCCAATAACACCCTGCAACTTTTAAACACATGTGAAGTATCGTTATTTGCACCACAACTGAGTTCTGCAACTTTAGATCATGTTTACAAAGATGCAATTGATCTTATTACTAAATTAGAAACAGAAATAAAATGA
- a CDS encoding tetratricopeptide repeat protein yields the protein MKYTVVIFLLFTSSLMMAQKENVAIDEGNKKYTEKDFTGAQKSYNDALQVNPESDAGNFNLGNSLFQQKDYEGAVDQFRKAAENTTDPEVRAQAYHNMGNTLLQQKKYEESINAYKQALRNNPEDVDTKYNLAYAQKMIQQQQQQQNKNQDDKKEDQKKEEQKKDEPQDQNKEQQPPKDQQQEQKQSQPKQYTKEELERIMQALNQDDKNVQEKVNKQKVQAAGAEAEKDW from the coding sequence ATGAAATATACTGTAGTTATATTTTTATTATTCACTTCATCTTTAATGATGGCGCAAAAGGAAAATGTGGCCATTGACGAGGGGAATAAAAAATACACCGAAAAGGATTTCACCGGGGCTCAAAAGAGTTATAATGATGCCTTGCAGGTAAATCCCGAATCAGATGCGGGAAATTTTAATTTGGGAAATTCTTTATTTCAGCAAAAAGATTACGAAGGAGCTGTAGATCAATTCAGAAAAGCAGCAGAGAATACTACTGATCCGGAAGTAAGGGCTCAAGCCTATCACAACATGGGAAATACGTTATTGCAACAAAAAAAATATGAAGAGAGTATAAACGCATATAAACAAGCTTTGCGCAATAATCCGGAAGATGTAGATACAAAATATAATCTGGCCTACGCTCAAAAAATGATTCAACAGCAACAACAACAACAAAATAAAAATCAGGACGACAAAAAAGAGGATCAGAAAAAAGAGGAACAGAAAAAAGATGAACCACAGGATCAAAATAAGGAGCAACAACCACCAAAGGATCAGCAACAGGAACAAAAACAATCGCAACCAAAACAATATACTAAAGAGGAATTGGAGCGAATAATGCAAGCTCTGAATCAGGATGATAAAAATGTTCAGGAAAAGGTAAATAAACAAAAGGTACAAGCTGCCGGAGCTGAAGCAGAAAAAGATTGGTAA